One Thalassoglobus sp. JC818 genomic region harbors:
- a CDS encoding DUF1559 domain-containing protein, translating to MHRIRTRRRGFTAIELLVVIAIIAILIALLLPAVQQARETARRTQCKHNMMQLGLALHNYHQTHDTLPPGSVNWEGPIRDGQPGYLFSWVAQILPYLEERLTYDKLDFSRTVDDPANLDAISRVMTILTCPSSTSASHAYAGCHHDTESPIDMDNNGSLYLNSRVRFRDITDGRRATILLGEVLTGSTWALGTRATLRNTSGVNRPDEVQAFRQLNRGSYYGLPEDTPYESDDENAEVVDPDLVVGGFLSSHTDGAHFCFADGAVKFLTGRINQEVFQNLGNRHDGNLVEGF from the coding sequence ATGCATCGAATTCGAACCAGGCGGCGCGGTTTCACCGCAATCGAATTGCTGGTCGTGATTGCCATCATCGCCATTCTCATTGCTCTCCTGTTGCCGGCAGTCCAACAGGCTCGTGAAACAGCTCGACGCACACAGTGTAAACATAACATGATGCAACTCGGGCTTGCGTTGCACAATTACCATCAAACTCACGACACTCTCCCTCCCGGATCGGTGAACTGGGAGGGACCGATTCGAGACGGCCAGCCGGGTTATCTCTTTAGTTGGGTCGCCCAGATCTTGCCGTATCTCGAAGAGCGTTTGACATACGACAAGCTGGATTTCTCACGGACGGTTGATGATCCAGCGAACCTGGATGCCATCTCACGAGTGATGACGATCCTCACTTGTCCGAGTTCCACGTCCGCGAGCCATGCTTATGCTGGCTGTCACCACGATACAGAATCCCCGATCGACATGGACAACAATGGGTCGCTTTACCTGAACAGCCGAGTCCGGTTTCGCGACATTACGGATGGTCGGCGTGCCACGATTTTGCTTGGAGAAGTTCTGACAGGCAGCACTTGGGCGTTGGGGACGAGGGCAACTCTTCGAAACACGTCAGGAGTCAATCGTCCCGACGAAGTTCAAGCTTTCCGCCAACTCAATCGAGGCAGTTACTACGGCCTGCCTGAAGACACACCATACGAAAGCGACGACGAAAACGCCGAAGTCGTCGACCCGGATCTTGTTGTAGGAGGATTCCTGAGTAGCCATACAGATGGTGCTCACTTCTGCTTCGCGGACGGAGCTGTGAAATTCCTGACTGGACGCATCAATCAGGAGGTGTTTCAGAATCTTGGCAACCGACACGACGGCAACCTCGTCGAAGGTTTTTAG
- a CDS encoding type II secretion system F family protein gives MEPIFLLLVIPGTALMMLRFNHQRTAGLDPETREQSRQLLGGVAILLAGYAGIMAYLALQEFSKISLDFNSMSIVLVRGLIASLCGITAWRTWQVSKFQIQLDDNEPTHEDSTNSSEAFLEVVRRDQIETSATAFAIILVLLPLALPAIVFAATVGLIPIVIFIFSSHPRKIYQNQLLWSLAVGVRNNLDLGVEVDELVIGMRPQRPILRSVFTVSMIFFCFPIGIPLFISARRYDRFLKRLENLAAALHDGMPLHSALQIQRDLVPQEFLGAIESAESTGQLKSVLPELAFEHSRMLERRSMGTPVISTMIYSWVVILVTLMVNLFVMMFIVPKFKVIFEDFGVELPVATQHLMQISDWLLNYWYLASPLMIAPFLLPLGVLWMFNESSDRLPDWLINLIPRIETPSLLKRFAYVIRQGAPIQPVLKSLADSSSNFSRARRYERIKQRLNSGDQVGEVLQEERFLNVRESLALQNSEEIGHLQWAMSSIAQAIDQTRFNRMRLFAEIVRPLTIIILANFVAFFCIAMFLPLVKLLNELS, from the coding sequence ATGGAACCCATTTTCCTCCTGCTCGTGATCCCCGGCACAGCCCTGATGATGCTGCGATTCAATCATCAGAGGACGGCCGGTCTGGATCCCGAAACGAGAGAGCAAAGTCGGCAACTCCTCGGAGGGGTTGCGATTTTGTTGGCTGGTTATGCAGGGATCATGGCTTATCTGGCACTTCAGGAGTTCTCCAAAATCTCGCTCGATTTCAATTCGATGAGTATCGTCTTAGTGCGAGGACTGATTGCATCGCTTTGCGGAATCACCGCGTGGAGAACCTGGCAAGTCTCAAAGTTTCAGATCCAACTCGACGACAACGAACCAACTCACGAGGACTCAACGAATTCTAGCGAGGCATTTCTCGAAGTCGTTCGACGGGATCAGATTGAAACTTCCGCCACAGCGTTTGCCATCATCCTGGTGCTTCTTCCCCTTGCACTCCCTGCGATTGTGTTCGCTGCCACGGTTGGTCTGATTCCAATTGTGATTTTCATCTTCTCCTCTCATCCGAGGAAGATCTATCAGAATCAGCTACTCTGGTCGTTGGCTGTCGGAGTTCGGAACAATCTTGATCTTGGTGTTGAAGTCGATGAACTCGTGATCGGGATGCGTCCACAACGCCCCATCCTTCGATCGGTGTTCACGGTCTCGATGATCTTCTTTTGTTTTCCGATCGGAATCCCGCTGTTCATCAGCGCGAGGCGGTACGATCGATTTCTCAAACGTCTTGAGAATCTGGCAGCTGCCCTCCACGATGGAATGCCACTTCACTCCGCTTTGCAAATCCAGCGTGATCTGGTTCCGCAGGAATTCCTGGGTGCGATTGAGTCCGCAGAATCAACGGGACAACTCAAATCGGTCTTGCCGGAACTCGCTTTCGAACACTCTCGGATGCTCGAACGCCGCAGCATGGGAACACCGGTCATCAGTACGATGATTTACTCCTGGGTGGTGATCCTCGTCACTCTGATGGTCAATCTTTTCGTGATGATGTTTATTGTTCCCAAGTTCAAGGTCATCTTCGAAGACTTTGGAGTTGAGCTTCCGGTGGCGACGCAGCATCTGATGCAGATTTCGGACTGGCTCTTAAACTACTGGTATCTCGCGAGTCCACTGATGATCGCTCCATTCTTACTTCCGTTGGGTGTCCTTTGGATGTTCAACGAATCGAGTGATCGACTCCCGGATTGGTTAATTAATCTGATTCCAAGAATTGAAACTCCATCACTTCTAAAGCGTTTCGCTTATGTCATACGGCAAGGGGCTCCCATTCAACCGGTTCTTAAATCACTGGCAGATTCCTCATCAAATTTCTCACGCGCACGAAGATACGAACGTATCAAGCAGCGATTGAATTCCGGGGATCAGGTCGGGGAAGTGCTTCAGGAAGAGCGGTTCCTCAATGTCCGTGAATCACTCGCTCTTCAAAACTCCGAAGAGATTGGTCACCTTCAATGGGCCATGTCGTCGATTGCTCAAGCGATTGACCAAACCCGATTCAATCGAATGCGGTTGTTCGCCGAGATTGTTCGTCCATTGACAATCATCATCCTGGCCAACTTTGTCGCGTTCTTTTGTATTGCGATGTTTCTGCCGCTCGTCAAGCTTCTCAATGAACTTTCATGA
- a CDS encoding MBL fold metallo-hydrolase, with amino-acid sequence MLQRRELFPNVIEMNHQARRQLGCCVYLVFDENEWGLIDIGYEDTLSDIIEMIRQMDFPLSQCKYLVATHADVDHIQGLKRAKEMMPQAKVVGHSNAAKLLSEGERIMTYAEITAQGISIDLPKVDCDETIKEGDTLKIGGLNLEVWHTPGHAPAQLSFRLNNLLLSGDNIYRDGCVGNIDAHHGSDIPAFIRSLKRIQESDVEWLLPSHGPSFRKDNAMIQATIDRLDGYQHMADFGTCAVDWPLLDEWDEELAQG; translated from the coding sequence ATGCTTCAGCGGAGAGAGTTGTTCCCGAATGTCATTGAAATGAACCACCAGGCGCGTCGCCAACTGGGATGTTGCGTCTATCTGGTCTTCGATGAAAACGAGTGGGGACTGATTGATATCGGATACGAAGATACACTGAGCGACATCATCGAGATGATTCGCCAGATGGATTTTCCGTTGTCGCAGTGCAAATACCTTGTCGCCACCCATGCGGATGTCGATCACATTCAAGGGCTGAAGCGTGCGAAAGAAATGATGCCGCAAGCCAAAGTGGTCGGTCATTCCAATGCGGCCAAGCTTCTCTCGGAAGGTGAGAGAATCATGACATATGCGGAGATCACGGCTCAGGGAATCTCAATCGACCTTCCTAAAGTCGATTGCGACGAAACCATCAAAGAGGGCGACACTCTCAAAATTGGTGGTCTCAATCTGGAAGTCTGGCACACCCCGGGCCATGCCCCTGCACAACTTTCCTTCCGTTTGAACAATCTGCTTCTGTCGGGAGACAATATCTATCGTGACGGCTGTGTCGGGAACATCGACGCGCATCATGGTTCAGACATTCCTGCGTTCATTCGATCGCTGAAGAGAATTCAGGAAAGCGACGTCGAGTGGTTACTCCCCAGTCATGGTCCGAGCTTCCGCAAGGACAACGCCATGATTCAGGCGACCATCGACCGGTTGGATGGATATCAGCACATGGCAGACTTTGGAACGTGTGCTGTCGACTGGCCGCTGCTCGACGAATGGGATGAGGAACTCGCACAGGGGTAG
- a CDS encoding DUF3592 domain-containing protein yields MADQQKALSVDRGRSSWGAGCFVAFVVTWISVIFVLVGGSVLWTMVLSPVMETLSAPKWVETPCVIHRSEVVQAIDDPEDGQDSLEIEFEYNFEGQQYQSDQFSFSPTSNLSAVEIREISEKYAVGTEQTCFVDPDDPATAVLRAESPEITWMGLFGLVFVVIGLTLAIGTFVASNRKSEIEKSDPFADPPARRTFDVADRSELRSGLARSEEKPGQSEYDEEDLFEEPGPITLKAESHPLMLFFVLLVFGIVWNGIVFMIASERFDDWANLKFKGFEDLFLMPFLIVGIGVLLGAIYAFMASLNPRPVVVLSRQLIPLGGFATANWHFEGGFGSVRKLTLSLIGTEEAVYRRGTDTHTDTNEFYREVLFETDSPSEISSGETEVAVPTDTMHTFKSSNNKIVWVIKLHGEIGLWPDVQMKFPIRVVPHE; encoded by the coding sequence ATGGCGGACCAGCAGAAAGCACTTTCGGTCGATCGAGGCAGGAGTTCCTGGGGAGCCGGCTGCTTCGTCGCTTTCGTTGTGACGTGGATCTCAGTGATCTTCGTGCTGGTGGGCGGTTCCGTGTTGTGGACGATGGTCCTCTCGCCAGTCATGGAAACTCTCTCCGCCCCGAAATGGGTCGAAACTCCATGCGTCATTCATCGCAGCGAAGTTGTTCAAGCAATCGATGATCCGGAAGACGGTCAAGACTCGCTCGAGATTGAGTTTGAATACAACTTTGAAGGTCAGCAGTACCAGAGCGACCAATTCAGCTTCTCGCCAACAAGTAACCTGAGTGCTGTCGAAATTCGTGAGATTTCTGAGAAGTACGCCGTCGGAACGGAACAGACCTGCTTTGTTGATCCAGACGATCCAGCAACTGCAGTGCTGAGAGCTGAGTCCCCCGAGATTACTTGGATGGGATTGTTCGGTCTGGTGTTTGTCGTCATCGGACTGACGTTGGCGATCGGAACGTTCGTCGCTTCCAACAGAAAAAGCGAAATTGAAAAGTCCGATCCCTTTGCCGATCCGCCAGCCCGTCGAACTTTCGACGTCGCGGATCGCTCCGAGCTTCGGTCTGGATTAGCTCGATCAGAAGAGAAGCCGGGACAATCGGAATACGACGAAGAAGACCTCTTCGAAGAGCCGGGCCCAATCACGTTGAAGGCAGAGTCTCATCCGCTCATGTTGTTCTTCGTTCTGCTGGTCTTCGGCATCGTTTGGAACGGCATCGTTTTCATGATTGCTTCCGAACGATTCGACGATTGGGCCAATCTGAAGTTCAAAGGATTTGAAGATCTGTTTTTGATGCCGTTCTTAATTGTCGGCATTGGAGTCCTTCTGGGAGCGATCTATGCATTCATGGCTTCTTTGAATCCTCGTCCGGTCGTCGTTCTCAGTCGTCAACTCATTCCACTGGGAGGTTTCGCCACCGCCAACTGGCATTTCGAAGGAGGGTTCGGGTCTGTCCGAAAGCTGACATTATCTCTGATCGGCACTGAAGAAGCGGTTTACCGACGCGGAACGGATACCCATACCGACACGAATGAGTTCTACCGCGAAGTGCTTTTCGAGACGGATTCCCCAAGCGAAATCTCAAGTGGGGAAACCGAGGTCGCAGTTCCCACAGATACGATGCACACGTTCAAAAGCTCGAACAACAAAATCGTCTGGGTGATCAAGCTGCACGGAGAAATTGGCTTGTGGCCTGATGTGCAAATGAAGTTTCCAATTCGCGTGGTGCCTCACGAATGA
- a CDS encoding type II secretion system protein yields MVELLVSTVLLAVVMGLIAQFLAQVSVVNRNLSDSEAALRSVRQIIDEMRSDPEWTPEIPESLKATLTEPELQVTTSQEKDSPATRVTVSIVWKNFEQQTVHPVSLSYWKWEAEE; encoded by the coding sequence ATGGTCGAGCTGCTCGTTTCCACGGTTTTATTAGCTGTCGTCATGGGCCTGATTGCCCAATTTCTGGCACAGGTTTCCGTTGTGAATCGCAACCTGTCCGACAGCGAAGCAGCACTTCGGTCCGTTCGACAGATCATCGATGAAATGAGAAGTGATCCGGAGTGGACACCTGAAATTCCAGAGAGCCTTAAAGCGACTCTCACCGAGCCAGAACTTCAAGTGACGACCTCTCAAGAGAAAGACAGCCCAGCCACACGCGTCACGGTATCGATTGTCTGGAAGAACTTTGAACAACAGACAGTTCACCCTGTCTCCCTGTCCTATTGGAAGTGGGAGGCGGAAGAATGA
- a CDS encoding aldolase/citrate lyase family protein, with translation MKKNPVKSALREGQPQVGTWLSLGDITATRMLARVGFPWLTVDLEHSPIDWNQAATLFGVIADAGCVPLARVPEGRHDHIKRVLDAGAHGIIVPMVNTVQQAREAIAAAKYPPEGNRSVGGATHALNFDASAGEYFANANDEILVVLQTESPEGVENADEIYSLEGVDAIFVGPNDLRAQMRGPDGLDPTKEEFEAMLSRILQAGQKAGTPVGIHVQTVDDVNERVEQGWQFLAIASELKMMLSQAQSLVADLNLASETGDLARY, from the coding sequence ATGAAAAAGAATCCAGTGAAGTCCGCGCTAAGAGAAGGTCAGCCTCAAGTCGGAACTTGGTTGAGTCTGGGAGATATTACTGCCACGCGAATGCTCGCTCGCGTTGGATTTCCCTGGTTGACCGTTGATCTGGAACATTCACCGATCGATTGGAATCAAGCGGCAACTTTGTTTGGTGTCATCGCTGATGCAGGCTGTGTTCCGCTCGCTCGCGTTCCCGAAGGCCGACACGATCACATTAAGCGTGTGCTCGACGCCGGAGCCCACGGAATCATTGTCCCGATGGTCAATACCGTTCAGCAAGCTCGGGAAGCCATCGCAGCTGCGAAGTACCCGCCCGAAGGAAATCGTTCTGTAGGTGGGGCGACTCACGCTCTCAACTTTGACGCATCGGCCGGGGAGTACTTCGCCAATGCGAACGACGAAATTCTCGTCGTCTTACAGACAGAATCACCTGAGGGTGTGGAAAACGCCGATGAGATTTATTCGCTCGAAGGTGTCGATGCGATTTTCGTCGGCCCGAATGATTTGCGAGCTCAGATGCGAGGGCCGGATGGACTGGACCCAACCAAAGAAGAGTTCGAAGCGATGCTCAGTCGGATTCTGCAAGCGGGGCAAAAAGCTGGAACGCCTGTGGGAATTCACGTGCAGACTGTCGACGACGTGAACGAGCGTGTGGAACAGGGGTGGCAGTTCCTGGCTATTGCCAGCGAACTGAAGATGATGTTGTCGCAAGCGCAGAGTCTGGTCGCAGACCTCAACTTGGCCAGCGAAACGGGAGACCTTGCTCGTTACTAA
- a CDS encoding M14 family zinc carboxypeptidase yields MSRFPFGLCLGLVLINQGCVGISSKVSSTLEIAGQHAGTGNSQSLTVPFESHTPSVKAPIQLVSNQQRIASRPQNANSVTRYFAYQGGPPIDLGHAQPWSRSSTFSPPVQTLPDPVIPSQEKKGFGDAIASPSPASILESQDWTHISESLPEKLQKNIVDPETMVLPSSVESVERPAAVWDKPLQSTAGRPIEITPIGSGPLRILVVGSIYGNEPESIQLVDSFSEEIRGAIRSTQTQYLIIRTPNPDGFIDHVRTNHNGVELNRNFPSTWFTANPNRLTGPHPGSEVETQHLLRILKEFRPHRVVHIRGSIGVRPLVLVNSKLDRLRGEIDRLDQVDVGGFRGEFKAGSLEEFVTVRSGTEMATIHLPPSGFPQLTPRQLMVICETNLTEGHTQQLNDSPASDFEQQSPVESENPTAENDLPQKRSAEGKKGFVEFLPPPPAPERFNNASQSGVSGDPRYYELPPPPGSLGQ; encoded by the coding sequence ATGAGTCGATTCCCCTTCGGCTTGTGTCTTGGGCTTGTTCTCATCAACCAGGGATGTGTTGGGATCTCCTCGAAGGTTTCATCAACCCTTGAGATTGCAGGACAGCATGCAGGCACTGGCAATTCTCAAAGTCTCACAGTTCCGTTCGAGTCGCACACTCCGAGTGTGAAAGCTCCGATTCAACTTGTGTCGAATCAACAGCGGATTGCCTCGCGACCTCAAAACGCGAACTCTGTGACGAGATACTTCGCCTATCAGGGTGGGCCGCCCATCGATTTGGGACATGCTCAACCCTGGAGTCGTTCTTCAACGTTCTCGCCACCAGTTCAGACTCTTCCGGATCCGGTGATTCCGTCTCAAGAAAAGAAGGGCTTCGGAGACGCAATCGCTTCTCCGTCCCCCGCTTCAATTCTTGAAAGCCAGGACTGGACGCACATCTCTGAGAGTCTTCCGGAGAAGTTGCAGAAGAACATTGTCGATCCTGAAACGATGGTTCTTCCCTCGTCAGTCGAGTCTGTCGAACGTCCCGCAGCTGTCTGGGACAAGCCTCTTCAAAGCACAGCAGGTCGACCTATCGAGATCACACCGATCGGCAGTGGTCCGCTCCGGATTCTCGTTGTGGGAAGCATCTACGGAAATGAGCCGGAGAGCATTCAACTGGTCGATTCTTTTTCCGAAGAAATTCGAGGCGCAATCAGAAGCACGCAGACCCAGTATCTGATCATTCGAACTCCAAATCCTGACGGCTTCATCGATCATGTTCGCACGAATCACAACGGTGTCGAATTGAATCGGAATTTCCCGTCCACCTGGTTTACGGCCAATCCGAATCGTCTTACGGGGCCGCATCCGGGAAGCGAAGTTGAAACACAGCACTTACTGCGAATTCTTAAAGAGTTCCGGCCCCATCGCGTGGTTCACATCCGCGGCAGTATCGGCGTTCGCCCGCTGGTGCTGGTGAATTCCAAACTCGATCGGCTTCGTGGAGAGATTGATCGTCTCGACCAAGTCGATGTTGGTGGCTTCCGAGGCGAGTTCAAAGCGGGTTCGCTTGAAGAGTTTGTCACGGTCCGATCGGGAACTGAAATGGCCACGATCCATTTGCCGCCGTCAGGGTTTCCACAATTGACGCCACGTCAATTGATGGTGATTTGCGAGACGAATCTCACAGAAGGCCACACCCAGCAGTTGAACGATTCGCCCGCTTCCGACTTCGAGCAACAATCACCTGTTGAGTCTGAGAATCCGACTGCGGAAAACGATCTTCCGCAAAAACGATCAGCAGAGGGAAAGAAAGGCTTCGTCGAGTTTTTGCCTCCTCCACCTGCACCAGAGCGATTCAACAATGCGTCTCAATCTGGAGTGAGTGGCGATCCTCGCTATTACGAACTGCCTCCTCCTCCGGGAAGTCTCGGTCAGTAG
- the cimA gene encoding citramalate synthase, with product MYVQLYDTTLRDGSQGEGVNFSLQDKLMITKKLDELGFDYIEGGYPLSNEKDFEYFQKVQELNLKHAKVCAFGMTRRRGVQASEDVGMRALVDSKAPVCTVVGKTWDLHVTEVLRVDLEENISMIRDSVSYLVSEGREVIYDAEHFFDGYAANPEYALQTILAAQEAGANLIVCCDTNGGSLPGRLVKILNEVRSKVSTNLGIHCHNDSDVAVANSLAAVEAGAVQVQGTINGIGERCGNADLISVAANLSLKYEGHEVLSQGSGLSHMTELSRYVYELANMNFRVNQAFVGRSAFAHKGGMHVHAVNRIAHSYEHIDPETVGNERRILVSELSGRSNIVAMTTKYKLDHDQELMTQILERVQELENEGYQFEAAEASFDLLVKKLAGTYEPKFKRIHYRVNVETAGQTDPLTEATVKLTIDGDGPLRHEVGEGDGPVNALDTALRKALLPTYPNLKGMNLVDYKVRVINSTEGTAASVRVVIESKDEHDVWSTVGVSENIIEASWLALVDAIEYKLFKDDGDVKHSV from the coding sequence ATGTACGTTCAATTGTATGACACAACCCTGCGCGATGGCAGCCAGGGAGAAGGCGTCAACTTCTCACTGCAGGACAAGTTGATGATCACCAAAAAGCTGGACGAACTGGGTTTCGATTACATTGAAGGGGGCTACCCACTCTCGAATGAAAAAGACTTCGAGTATTTCCAGAAGGTGCAGGAACTCAATCTCAAACACGCCAAGGTTTGTGCCTTTGGCATGACGCGTCGGCGCGGAGTCCAGGCGTCGGAAGACGTGGGAATGAGAGCACTGGTCGACTCCAAAGCCCCGGTTTGCACAGTCGTCGGAAAGACCTGGGATCTGCACGTGACGGAAGTCCTACGTGTCGATCTCGAAGAAAATATCTCGATGATCCGTGATTCCGTAAGCTATCTCGTTTCAGAAGGACGGGAAGTCATTTACGACGCCGAACACTTCTTCGATGGTTACGCTGCCAATCCGGAATATGCTCTGCAAACGATTCTTGCAGCTCAGGAAGCTGGAGCAAACCTGATCGTCTGTTGCGATACCAACGGCGGCAGCCTGCCGGGAAGACTTGTCAAAATCCTTAACGAGGTCCGCAGCAAAGTCTCAACGAACCTCGGAATTCATTGCCACAACGACAGTGACGTCGCTGTCGCAAACTCACTGGCAGCTGTCGAAGCCGGGGCTGTTCAGGTTCAAGGAACGATCAATGGAATCGGCGAACGCTGCGGCAACGCGGATCTCATCAGCGTCGCTGCCAATCTCTCATTAAAATACGAAGGTCATGAAGTCCTGTCTCAGGGAAGTGGTTTATCCCACATGACAGAGTTGTCTCGTTACGTCTATGAGCTGGCCAACATGAACTTCCGAGTCAATCAGGCATTCGTCGGACGCAGTGCTTTTGCACACAAAGGGGGAATGCACGTCCATGCGGTCAATCGCATCGCTCACAGCTACGAGCACATTGACCCGGAGACTGTTGGCAACGAACGCCGTATCCTTGTCAGCGAGTTGTCCGGCCGTTCGAACATCGTCGCAATGACAACGAAGTACAAGCTCGACCACGATCAGGAGCTGATGACCCAAATCCTCGAGCGAGTTCAGGAACTCGAGAACGAAGGCTATCAATTCGAAGCTGCGGAAGCTTCGTTCGATCTTCTGGTCAAAAAACTTGCCGGAACATACGAGCCAAAGTTCAAGCGAATTCACTACAGAGTGAATGTCGAAACAGCTGGCCAAACTGATCCGCTGACCGAAGCCACCGTCAAACTGACGATCGACGGCGACGGTCCGCTCCGACACGAAGTCGGTGAGGGTGACGGTCCGGTGAATGCTCTCGACACAGCTCTGCGAAAAGCGCTGCTACCGACTTATCCAAACCTGAAGGGAATGAATCTCGTCGACTACAAAGTCCGCGTGATCAACTCCACGGAAGGGACCGCAGCGAGTGTCCGCGTCGTCATCGAAAGTAAAGACGAGCACGACGTCTGGAGCACTGTCGGCGTGAGCGAAAACATCATCGAAGCCAGTTGGCTGGCGCTTGTTGATGCCATTGAATATAAGCTCTTCAAGGATGACGGAGACGTCAAGCACAGTGTTTGA
- a CDS encoding ABC transporter permease: MLHGPLTLLMRSVRSDALKRSAHLVRIASVILILLFLIAAHFYESNSSAPGLELFRSISFLAIALISLAGIGHFCNSITEEKEEGTLSLLLLANISPLGILLGKSTNRILSVILIFAAQFPFALLAITLGGITASQIVATFLALSAYLFLIANLSLLMSVWSRRSQEAAAAMLMALLILHGFPYAVYQAVRQARKHLIFNSTELTEWSKWLLELNSQASVVHQVERILSVEGDYSFLSWQLIFSLIIGTIAFLIAWASFCRIVWAPDTDRPTRMHVKTRSRWASILVHRPWGRAVSWKDYYFVAGGISGLITRVAFYSISLTIMWYYRRQIYDRMEIDGVQLFRDLLLVLFCLETLVLASQFFHVERKSGTLPTLLMLPQTPMRITWEKAFGCFLGVLPTILFLFIPETFLVGRYHFEPFVLTSHMLTLACGLLVMAHLTALCSLIVKWGALPLAIGLAMIAGGLFAPFVAVAKSMIRSAGEGAIAEASPILYSTAIICGAIQFEMVRRLTRIAGS; encoded by the coding sequence ATGTTGCACGGCCCGCTCACACTTCTTATGCGATCAGTTCGATCAGATGCACTCAAGCGCAGTGCTCATCTTGTTCGAATCGCCAGCGTGATCTTGATTCTGCTATTTCTAATTGCCGCACACTTTTATGAGTCAAATAGTTCGGCTCCTGGCCTCGAACTATTCCGATCGATTTCTTTTCTCGCCATCGCACTGATCAGTCTCGCAGGCATCGGCCATTTCTGTAATTCAATCACCGAGGAGAAAGAGGAGGGGACGCTCAGCCTTCTGCTTCTCGCGAACATCTCCCCACTCGGGATTCTGCTGGGAAAATCGACCAATCGAATCCTCTCGGTGATCCTGATTTTCGCTGCGCAGTTCCCGTTTGCACTGCTCGCAATCACTCTCGGCGGAATCACAGCCTCACAGATTGTGGCAACGTTTCTGGCTTTGTCCGCGTACCTGTTTTTAATCGCCAATCTCAGCTTGCTGATGTCGGTCTGGTCGCGGAGGTCTCAAGAAGCTGCTGCTGCGATGCTCATGGCGTTGCTGATCCTGCATGGGTTCCCGTACGCCGTCTATCAGGCTGTCAGGCAGGCCAGAAAACATCTGATCTTTAATTCGACAGAACTGACTGAGTGGTCCAAGTGGCTGCTTGAATTGAATTCACAGGCTTCTGTGGTTCATCAGGTTGAACGAATCTTAAGTGTCGAGGGCGATTACAGCTTCTTAAGCTGGCAATTGATATTCTCGTTGATCATCGGAACGATTGCATTCCTGATCGCGTGGGCGAGTTTCTGTCGAATCGTTTGGGCTCCTGATACAGATCGCCCGACGAGGATGCACGTCAAAACGCGCTCTCGCTGGGCGTCAATTCTGGTCCACCGTCCCTGGGGACGGGCGGTCAGCTGGAAAGACTATTACTTCGTTGCGGGAGGCATTTCCGGACTCATCACTCGAGTTGCGTTCTACAGCATCTCACTGACGATCATGTGGTACTATCGTCGACAAATTTATGACCGAATGGAAATCGACGGAGTCCAGCTATTCCGCGACCTGCTCCTTGTCCTTTTTTGTCTCGAAACGCTCGTTCTGGCCTCGCAGTTCTTTCATGTGGAACGGAAGTCCGGAACTCTTCCGACGCTGCTGATGCTTCCACAAACGCCAATGCGGATCACATGGGAGAAAGCCTTTGGCTGCTTTCTGGGAGTCCTCCCGACGATTCTATTCCTCTTCATTCCAGAAACTTTTCTTGTCGGGCGCTACCACTTTGAACCTTTCGTTCTCACTTCGCACATGCTGACGCTAGCGTGTGGGCTTCTGGTGATGGCACATCTGACAGCGCTATGCTCGCTGATCGTGAAGTGGGGAGCTCTCCCTTTAGCGATCGGGTTGGCGATGATTGCCGGGGGATTGTTCGCTCCATTCGTAGCGGTGGCAAAGTCGATGATCCGGAGTGCCGGTGAAGGGGCGATTGCTGAAGCCAGCCCGATTCTTTATTCGACGGCCATCATCTGCGGAGCGATTCAATTCGAAATGGTCCGCAGACTCACAAGAATTGCCGGATCCTGA